In one Agathobacter rectalis ATCC 33656 genomic region, the following are encoded:
- the argC gene encoding N-acetyl-gamma-glutamyl-phosphate reductase, which produces MIKAGIIGATGYAGAELVRILMNHKEVEIAWYGSRSYVDENYADIYGNMFQIVDAKCMDDNMEELAESVDVIFTATPQGFLAGVLTEDILSKVKIVDLSADFRIKDVATYEKWYKIEHKSPQFIDEAVYGLCEINRDKVTKETRLVANPGCYTTCSILTAYPLVKEGLIDTDTLIVDAKSGTSGAGRGAKTPNLFCEVNESMKAYGVASHRHTPEIEEQLGYAAGKEILINFTPHLVPMNRGILATEYATLKKKPDGTLPTYDEIKAVYDKYYANEKFVRVLKKGVCPETKWVEGSNYVDVNFVIDERTGRIIMMGALDNLVKGAAGQAVQNMNLLFGFDEAEGLNMVPMFP; this is translated from the coding sequence ATGATAAAGGCTGGTATTATTGGAGCCACCGGATATGCCGGAGCAGAGCTCGTGAGAATTTTGATGAATCATAAAGAGGTAGAGATTGCATGGTATGGCTCACGAAGCTATGTGGATGAGAATTATGCCGATATCTATGGAAATATGTTTCAGATAGTTGATGCAAAGTGCATGGATGACAATATGGAGGAGCTTGCAGAGTCTGTTGATGTGATTTTCACTGCGACCCCACAGGGCTTTTTGGCAGGCGTGCTCACTGAGGATATATTAAGTAAGGTAAAGATTGTCGATCTGTCAGCGGACTTCCGTATCAAGGATGTAGCCACATATGAGAAATGGTACAAGATTGAGCACAAGTCGCCGCAGTTTATTGATGAGGCTGTATATGGTCTGTGTGAGATAAACAGGGACAAGGTCACAAAGGAGACAAGGCTTGTTGCAAATCCTGGCTGCTATACCACATGCTCCATCCTTACAGCTTATCCGCTTGTGAAGGAGGGACTTATTGACACAGATACACTTATCGTCGATGCAAAGTCAGGCACATCAGGCGCAGGACGTGGTGCAAAGACACCTAATCTGTTTTGTGAAGTAAATGAGAGCATGAAGGCATATGGCGTTGCCTCACACAGACATACCCCTGAGATAGAGGAACAGCTTGGATATGCGGCAGGAAAAGAAATTCTTATCAACTTTACTCCGCATCTTGTTCCGATGAACAGAGGAATCCTCGCTACAGAGTATGCGACACTTAAGAAAAAACCTGATGGAACACTTCCTACATATGATGAGATTAAGGCAGTTTACGATAAGTATTATGCAAATGAGAAGTTTGTCAGAGTGCTCAAAAAGGGTGTCTGCCCTGAGACAAAGTGGGTTGAGGGCAGCAACTATGTGGATGTAAACTTTGTGATTGATGAGAGGACCGGCAGAATTATTATGATGGGTGCTCTTGACAATCTGGTAAAGGGTGCTGCAGGACAGGCGGTTCAGAATATGAATCTGTTATTTGGCTTCGATGAGGCAGAGGGACTCAATATGGTTCCTATGTTCCCGTAA
- the argB gene encoding acetylglutamate kinase, with amino-acid sequence MADKNMEQVMEKAQVLIEALPYIQRFNRKIIVVKYGGSAMVDEQLKKQVIQDVTLLKLVGFKPIIVHGGGKEISKWVGKVGMEPVFVNGLRKTDADTMEIAEMVLNKVNKSLVTLVEELGVQAVGVSGKDGGLLKVKKKYSNGEDIGFVGEITDVNPKILYDLLEKDFLPIVCPIGLDDEYNTYNINADDAACAIARAVSAEKLAFLTDIEGVYKDPSDKNTLISELTVSDAKKLIGDGFIGGGMLPKLNNCIDAIDNGVSRVHILDGRIAHCLLLEIFTNRGIGTAILGDSEEKFNNEQ; translated from the coding sequence ATGGCAGATAAGAACATGGAACAGGTAATGGAAAAGGCACAGGTGCTCATAGAGGCACTTCCGTATATACAGAGATTTAACAGAAAGATTATCGTTGTAAAGTACGGCGGATCTGCAATGGTTGACGAACAGCTTAAAAAGCAGGTGATCCAGGATGTCACACTTCTCAAGCTGGTCGGCTTCAAGCCTATCATCGTACACGGCGGAGGCAAGGAAATCAGCAAATGGGTAGGAAAGGTCGGCATGGAGCCTGTATTCGTAAACGGACTCAGAAAGACTGATGCCGATACAATGGAGATTGCCGAGATGGTATTGAATAAGGTAAACAAATCTCTCGTTACACTCGTTGAGGAGCTTGGTGTGCAGGCTGTCGGAGTGAGTGGCAAGGACGGTGGCCTCTTAAAGGTAAAGAAAAAGTATTCAAACGGAGAGGATATAGGCTTTGTCGGTGAAATCACTGATGTCAATCCAAAAATTCTTTATGACCTGCTTGAGAAGGATTTTCTTCCAATTGTGTGTCCAATCGGTCTTGATGATGAATACAATACATACAATATCAATGCAGATGATGCAGCATGCGCTATCGCCAGAGCAGTTTCAGCAGAAAAGCTTGCATTCCTCACGGATATCGAGGGTGTATACAAAGACCCTTCAGATAAGAATACACTTATTTCAGAGCTTACAGTCTCAGATGCAAAGAAGCTTATAGGTGATGGCTTTATCGGCGGAGGCATGCTTCCTAAGCTCAACAACTGCATAGATGCTATCGATAACGGAGTTTCAAGAGTTCATATTCTTGATGGACGTATCGCACACTGCTTACTGCTTGAGATATTCACAAACAGAGGAATCGGAACAGCTATTCTTGGAGATTCGGAGGAGAAATTTAACAATGAGCAATAA
- the ltrA gene encoding group II intron reverse transcriptase/maturase → MAENIENNGCSQRDNAEHEGYVKASRSFNRIWKERDSAQPRLLETILYKDNFNRAYKRVKANKGAPGIDGMTIEEALPYLKEHQQEITDRIYRGKYTPSPVRRVEIPKPDGGVRKLGIPTVIDRTLQQAITQQLVPIYEPLFADGSYGYRPNRSAKDAILKVKEYAEQGYTFAVVLDLSKYFDTLNHEILINLLRKNVKDERVVQLIKRYLKSGVMENGVVIDTEEGSPQGGNLSPLLANIYLNEFDQEYLKRGVPCIRYADDIVLLAKSKRASERLLESSTKYLEERLKLTVNREKSRTVSVFAIRNFKFLGFALGRNGEGIYVRVHPKSWKKFKSRLKELSSRKRCQSIKPNLEKIKVYARGWLNYYGIASMKNNIDEINGWLYHRIRMCIWKQWKKPRTKVRNLIKMGVPKDLAMQAGNTRRGHWFATHTVAVNMAMTKERLINSGFYDLATAYQSVHVNY, encoded by the coding sequence ATGGCAGAAAACATTGAAAACAATGGCTGTTCGCAAAGAGATAATGCGGAACATGAAGGGTATGTGAAAGCGTCCAGGTCATTCAATCGGATATGGAAAGAAAGAGACAGTGCACAGCCGAGACTTTTGGAAACGATACTGTATAAAGACAACTTTAACAGAGCGTATAAGAGAGTTAAGGCAAACAAGGGAGCGCCGGGAATTGATGGCATGACCATTGAAGAGGCTCTTCCATATCTAAAGGAACATCAACAAGAGATAACTGACCGCATTTATCGTGGAAAGTATACTCCGTCTCCAGTAAGACGAGTTGAAATTCCCAAACCAGATGGTGGTGTGCGAAAGCTTGGCATACCAACAGTGATAGATCGTACACTTCAACAGGCAATAACCCAACAGTTAGTGCCGATCTATGAACCGCTGTTTGCAGATGGTAGCTATGGCTATCGTCCGAACAGAAGTGCAAAAGATGCAATACTTAAGGTTAAGGAGTATGCAGAACAAGGCTATACATTCGCTGTAGTCCTTGACTTGTCAAAGTACTTCGATACTCTTAATCACGAAATTCTCATCAATCTTCTCCGGAAGAATGTAAAAGATGAACGTGTAGTACAGTTGATAAAGCGCTATCTGAAAAGCGGTGTAATGGAAAACGGAGTGGTCATTGACACAGAGGAAGGCTCACCACAAGGTGGAAATCTATCACCATTGCTGGCAAACATCTACCTCAATGAGTTCGACCAGGAATACCTGAAAAGAGGTGTTCCATGCATAAGATATGCAGATGACATCGTGCTTCTTGCAAAGAGCAAGCGGGCATCAGAGAGACTCTTGGAAAGCAGTACAAAATATCTTGAGGAGAGGCTGAAACTTACAGTCAACCGGGAAAAGAGCCGTACTGTCAGCGTGTTTGCAATCCGAAATTTTAAATTCCTTGGCTTTGCATTGGGAAGGAACGGAGAGGGCATTTATGTCCGAGTTCATCCGAAGTCATGGAAGAAGTTCAAGTCCAGACTGAAGGAGTTATCTTCCCGTAAGCGATGTCAGTCAATCAAGCCAAACCTTGAGAAAATCAAGGTGTATGCGAGGGGATGGCTTAACTACTACGGAATTGCAAGCATGAAGAACAACATAGATGAAATCAACGGATGGCTCTATCACAGAATACGTATGTGTATATGGAAACAGTGGAAGAAACCAAGGACGAAGGTACGTAACCTTATCAAGATGGGAGTACCCAAAGACTTGGCAATGCAAGCGGGTAATACCCGACGGGGACATTGGTTCGCAACGCATACAGTTGCAGTAAACATGGCAATGACAAAAGAAAGACTGATAAACAGTGGCTTTTATGATTTAGCCACAGCCTATCAGTCTGTGCACGTCAACTATTGA
- a CDS encoding argininosuccinate synthase, with product MKDKVVLAYSGGLDTTAIIPWLKETYDYDVICCCINCGQGEELDGLDERAKLSGASKLYIEDICDEFSEDYIVPCVQAGAVYEHKYLLGTAMARPGIAKKLVEIARKEGAVAICHGATGKGNDQIRFELGIKALAPDIKVIAPWRQDNWKMDSREAEIEYCKAHGIDLPFGTDSSYSRDRNLWHISHEGLELEDPSQEPNYDHLLVLSVTPEHAPDEGEYVTMTFEKGVPTSVNGKKMKVADIIRELNRLGGKHGIGIIDIVENRVVGMKSRGVYETPGGTILMEAHDQLEELCLDRATMEVKKEMGNKLAQVVYEGKWFTPLREAIQAFVESTQEYVTGEVKFKLYKGNIIKAGTTSPYSLYSESLASFTTGDLYDHHDADGFITLFGLPLKVRAMKLLELENKKNN from the coding sequence ATGAAAGACAAAGTTGTATTAGCTTATTCAGGCGGACTTGATACTACTGCTATCATTCCATGGCTTAAAGAGACTTATGACTATGACGTAATCTGCTGCTGCATCAACTGCGGACAGGGAGAGGAGCTTGACGGACTCGATGAGAGAGCTAAATTATCCGGAGCTTCAAAGCTTTACATAGAGGATATCTGTGATGAGTTCAGTGAGGACTACATCGTACCTTGTGTACAGGCCGGCGCAGTTTATGAGCACAAATACCTCCTTGGAACAGCAATGGCAAGACCGGGCATCGCAAAGAAGCTTGTAGAGATTGCAAGAAAAGAAGGCGCTGTAGCCATCTGCCACGGTGCAACTGGTAAAGGAAACGACCAGATCCGTTTCGAGCTCGGTATCAAGGCGCTCGCTCCTGATATCAAGGTAATCGCTCCATGGCGTCAGGACAACTGGAAAATGGATTCACGTGAGGCTGAGATCGAGTACTGTAAGGCACACGGAATCGACCTTCCGTTCGGCACAGATTCAAGCTACAGCCGTGATCGTAACCTCTGGCACATCAGCCACGAGGGACTTGAGCTTGAGGATCCTTCACAGGAGCCAAACTATGACCATCTGCTCGTATTAAGCGTCACACCTGAGCATGCTCCTGACGAGGGTGAGTATGTTACAATGACATTTGAGAAGGGTGTTCCTACATCTGTCAACGGCAAAAAGATGAAGGTAGCAGACATCATCAGAGAGCTCAACCGTCTCGGTGGCAAGCACGGCATCGGTATCATCGATATCGTTGAGAACCGTGTAGTAGGTATGAAATCACGTGGTGTATATGAGACTCCTGGTGGAACAATCCTCATGGAGGCACATGACCAGCTCGAGGAGCTCTGCCTTGACCGTGCCACAATGGAGGTCAAGAAAGAAATGGGCAACAAGCTCGCTCAGGTAGTATACGAAGGAAAATGGTTCACACCACTTCGTGAAGCAATCCAGGCTTTCGTAGAGTCAACACAGGAATATGTAACCGGAGAAGTTAAATTCAAATTATATAAAGGCAATATCATCAAGGCCGGCACTACTTCACCATATTCACTCTACAGTGAGTCTCTTGCAAGCTTTACTACAGGAGATTTATATGATCACCATGATGCAGACGGCTTCATCACACTGTTTGGTCTGCCACTCAAGGTGCGTGCAATGAAGCTTCTTGAGCTTGAGAACAAGAAAAACAATTAA
- a CDS encoding GNAT family N-acetyltransferase, which yields MSNENKYEIRVMTIDDYDEVYSLWQTIHGFGIRSIDDSREGVLRFLKRNPTTSVVAVEDGKIVGAILCGHDGRRGCLYHVCVDEHYRKCGIGKSMVVACMRALQAEHINKVSIIAFKVNELGNHFWKEEGWTFREDLNYYDFTLNEENITRFNK from the coding sequence ATGAGTAATGAGAATAAATATGAAATAAGGGTTATGACGATAGATGATTATGACGAGGTGTACAGCCTCTGGCAGACCATCCACGGCTTTGGAATCCGTTCTATTGACGACTCAAGAGAGGGAGTCCTTAGATTTCTTAAGAGAAATCCGACTACGAGTGTTGTAGCGGTAGAAGATGGAAAGATAGTTGGAGCGATACTCTGCGGACACGATGGCAGAAGAGGCTGCCTGTATCATGTATGCGTGGATGAGCATTACAGGAAGTGCGGCATCGGGAAGAGTATGGTGGTTGCCTGCATGAGAGCACTTCAGGCAGAGCATATCAACAAGGTGTCAATCATAGCCTTCAAGGTGAATGAGCTGGGAAACCACTTCTGGAAGGAAGAGGGATGGACATTCAGAGAAGACTTAAACTACTATGATTTCACACTTAACGAAGAAAATATAACAAGATTTAACAAATAA